A region from the Aegilops tauschii subsp. strangulata cultivar AL8/78 chromosome 5, Aet v6.0, whole genome shotgun sequence genome encodes:
- the LOC109775853 gene encoding cytochrome P450 736A117-like, giving the protein MSPYLVLVAALVACSCVAIRKARGSSGKFPPSPPSLPLVGHLHLMGGVLHRSLLELHARYGSDGGLLLLQLGRRRTLVVSTAAAAADLYKNHDLAFASRVHSAVVDKLTYGSISVSFAPYGDAWRRCKKMAVVHLLSQRRADSFAPVRAAEAAALVEGARRGAEAGEAVELRELLYGYSNAVVTRAATGAAGATAEKIKQLLGNSAAVMSGLQAEDVLPDAPAKVVRRATGFEKRLDAEVEAWDKFLSEIVAEHLEEKPDNGAGEENFLDVLLRLRGEGTAGLELTDDRIKSIVKDMIAAGTETSSVTLEWAMVELVGNPRAMAKLQDEIARVTAGKPTIEEDDLSRIEYHKAVLKEVLRLHPPAPLLLPHESTTAAVVQGYEVPAKTALFINAWAIGRDPAAWGDEAEEFRPERFLGGGSTTGVDVRGNDYQLLPFGAGRRICPAINFALPVLEMALASLVRHFDWELPAGTRLDKGEAPGMSTPPLTPLRLVPRCRTLA; this is encoded by the exons GTCGCCTGTAGCTGTGTCGCCATCAGGAAGGCTCGAGGCAGCAGCGGCAAGttcccgccgtcgccgccgtcgctTCCGCTGGTCGGTCACCTCCACCTCATGGGCGGCGTGCTGCACCGCTCCCTGCTCGAGCTGCACGCTCGGTACGGCAGCGATGGTGGCCTCCTGCTCCTGCAGCTCGGGCGCAGGCGGACGCTGGTGGTgtccacggcggcggcggcggccgatcTTTATAAGAACCACGACCTCGCCTTCGCCTCCCGTGTGCACAGCGCGGTGGTGGACAAGCTGACATACGGCTCCATCAGCGTCTCCTTCGCCCCCTACGGCGACGCCTGGCGCCGCTGCAAGAAGATGGCCGTCGTGCACCTCCTCTCCCAGCGCCGCGCCGACTCGTTCGCCCCCGTGCGCGCCGCCGAGGCGGCCGCCCTCGTCGAAGGAGCCCGCCGCGGCGCGGAGGCGGGTGAGGCCGTGGAGCTTAGGGAGCTCCTGTACGGCTACAGCAATGCGGTGGTCACCCGCGCGGCCACCGGCGCCGCGGGGGCCACGGCGGAGAAGATCAAACAGCTTTTGGGGAACTCCGCGGCGGTCATGTCGGGGCTCCAGGCGGAAGACGTGCTCCCCGACGCGCCGGCGAAGGTGGTTAGGCGGGCGACGGGGTTCGAGAAGAGGCTCGACGCCGAGGTCGAAGCGTGGGACAAATTCCTATCCGAGATAGTCGCCGAGCACCTTGAGGAGAAGCCAGACAACGGCGCGGGGGAGGAGAACTTCCTGGACGTCCTGCTGCGGCTGAGGGGAGAAGGCACCGCCGGGCTCGAGCTCACCGACGACCGCATCAAAAGCATCGTCAAG GACATGATAGCCGCCGGAACAGAGACATCATCCGTCACGTTGGAATGGGCCATGGTGGAGCTCGTCGGGAACCCAAGGGCAATGGCCAAGCTGCAGGACGAGATAGCTCGAGTCACCGCCGGCAAGCCGACCATCGAGGAAGACGACCTGAGCAGGATCGAGTACCACAAGGCGGTGTTGAAGGAGGTGCTCCGGCTCCACCCGCCGGCACCGCTCCTCCTCCCGCACGAGTCGACGACGGCTGCGGTCGTCCAGGGCTACGAGGTCCCTGCGAAGACGGCGCTCTTCATCAACGCGTGGGCCATTGGGAGGGACCCCGCGGCGTGGGGTGACGAGGCAGAGGAGTTCCGGCCGGAGCGGTTCTTGGGCGGCGGCAGCACGACGGGCGTGGACGTGAGGGGGAACGACTACCAGCTCCTCCCGTTCGGCGCCGGCCGGCGGATCTGCCCCGCCATAAACTTCGCGCTGCCGGTGCTAGAGATGGCGCTCGCCAGCCTCGTGCGCCACTTCGACTGGGAGCTCCCCGCCGGGACGCGTCTGGACAAGGGCGAGGCGCCGGGGATGAGCACGCCGCCGCTGACCCCACTGCGTCTAGTCCCCAGGTGCAGGACGCTTGCTTAA